A stretch of the Ischnura elegans chromosome 5, ioIscEleg1.1, whole genome shotgun sequence genome encodes the following:
- the LOC124158814 gene encoding uncharacterized protein LOC124158814 isoform X1: protein MSSTVGVRHQQTQWFPRLGTTPAEAAAGQEERLTAEVVTSSSRVEGSRREFGVAFVGRVEEEDEEEEEEEEDTSEGEDVPGGGARCWRGVSGCSDGDKRTQRVDSEVVVNRTDEDEGVGAREVSLPGRRPRRPGANSMVLDSARCDLVKSLSAGGGRVPPSGGRCTPPPLAVIDEKPRPLPPLHPQQRARPVAIVDPSCEGPRRRLSAPATTAGGPLQAGAPLRHRRCSCHGAGAVGGARSPRPAIDPPNLPPPRRHGAWASRDVTTTSSTSSGPDLVEVLGGEEEEKCGEAEGVKEEARSRRREGKDEGGAIGVRVVSLLEELGGAKEVVAEGRKGAKKRRRRQEEGGEDGEGGEEEAVEDNVEEESAARRSHHQQHHLTTAAGDLEERQIRMVERNNHRKRSCSSSTTASSSAVSTSSASASSSQRRRHKHRKRRRRRSRPAESDDEDAGNAPSESPHPTPRVNPIFVWAKQDEAATILEVLCEDYDKRNRIRLTKTPNGWRAIPRTERFASAHAAVSSNNNTPPAMAPPSNAVTIPKESVPQPSPRATVEGPPDPSVLLSLPMATTVKTPARRKSRTGTHEGNSANSTAKSALVSASVVGPEDEARPRKALESPGQPETYGGEGPGRPDATQNGPAKKVEIEMDAKLVANGEIRPRDQRLASKKGKRAPVRRVNRPRARKPTVRKVAVVPALPTPKEAEEEEEQVKGVEIVDKKEESIKKSEDVEESVKKSPLKEPAHKEAPKGGAKSKRKTARVTRSTVRTRTPRTKNNNSAKVTKTASAILTASVITGKDKVEDKKNSAGSVKESKGKEMDQVDPKIKENEVEQGVEEHLEDLKTREDTKSSVEEGAKTEGEMGGVEGAAETAKDEGEEVESSKEEIPGDACVQSSTVEKQIPEKDHVGEEVCSVMEAEFEGGDEAEVKETEEKTEEEAGEEINAIDDGISETIDESKKELTEGGNDEESPQECMEEDVEGENETDDIPETEMASAEDAEELGEGSPVVAIEGETTEEFAEVGEELEEDALVEADGEGVDMQTVEDVESVAADVEGDIVEEEGAIVDQESEVVDDEGGAVDDETGCVIDEADSVGDGAVAVEGEEGIVEKEAFGIDEVGGAFGEEATAPEEEAAPVENEVVMPGEEEAILDEDVAIAEEDSVVDQDAGTTEDEGLVSEGAPIVEGDVEGTNIELPEVEDTPELGEVEEPTPNNVEDEVEGLEEEGDEEDEEDDEEEEDDEEEEDDEEEEESPPKTPPPAHAASIPSLTHQPQPPSTITAAEDVQAEPADLTIPKQSGEDSDEPPPFKRMRRSHVTGLPPSSRITTCPRSMLPSKEIRVPKVDGTVLLPAHLLEPVTFPVSHPFPEERASESKTPQKDPLNLVYSTSKGLKINDQEKIDGKEQWRNVSSSVPSSKKSKESKVETSDDWNENVPMEPPIKKIKLEVVEEEEVPPDPVESHIPAEDSHQITLKKLLSTKDANPSPALATSVGIIVPKPKVEIAFPTEVNEGAGKSFSRSRLLELLTSPDAQKSSPPPSRSNPVQRTPSPANPTPNSASTPLPQLSVKIEPRSEESDGGCEDAKSGLELQKLKDLLGRRSAAKLALKPMVIENSTSLALRHIANSSETTLTRLPTPETQQPIPLAMQRSPSVSSTSSRTEPVRVPHPTSRCHKLSKTSSPSAAPVNQSPARRPSGRDVNSSPRIDSSMGPEQDAATAAAAATLHNMLWLPYLGQLEMAVNTGNRELLASLGNAMFGPPPPVSPGSQSATSPRALSHFPTPPPPQNPPFVHGTPFLQPTTLPPSAIADYKSRVELSQTLNLWQDIMAANASTAFNSMHQDILGQDQLERNGGANGIVGCQRQENNISSHQQERQSPRYSHCGRKPSPVSTPLSPAHSPSSDFFRYINVGSFANSGSARTAARTQQLHQNNVNNNNYAIRYNGGHNNSAVHHSSKHSFHEQKVPNTRQPTPTHMYRNVEANTNHHQQTPSQPSSRPRKSPSNILPPGLDQNKNSVRRPSVSSPSREPMKVPVSSPMATSSSRQKPTVTCRSLLNLLSNPRPDGLVDSMPHENVMDEPKAAGRSDHSQQQHGHLLAALARPSGSQLEKRTVVENSRALPVQSVLHPYVIGVEHESDCLAPNRYPAPLPGVPQSLLPTASIVAQPMDLSGRNMGRSGKRDSRVMDLEGFRAQEVAATLSTVGRSPHPHLWHPLFGRRPVTPGDGGQSQSMETDSETDEQSYFLDEEQGASTSNDPGNPITFCSLTMTADVWQTYPMPLDISSLKPGQNVSAANSKV, encoded by the coding sequence ATGAGTTCGACCGTCGGCGTGAGGCACCAGCAGACGCAATGGTTCCCGAGACTGGGGACGACGCCCGCGGAGGCCGCCGCCGGTCAGGAGGAGAGACTGACGGCGGAGGTGGTGACCTCCTCCTCGCGGGTGGAGGGGTCGAGGAGGGAGTTCGGGGTGGCCTTCGTGGGCCGGGTGGAAGAGgaagacgaagaggaggaggaggaggaagaggatacGAGCGAAGGAGAGGATGTGCCAGGAGGTGGTGCCAGGTGCTGGAGGGGTGTTAGTGGTTGTAGTGATGGGGATAAGAGGACACAAAGGGTGGACTCCGAGGTGGTTGTGAATCGAACTGACGAGGACGAAGGAGTGGGTGCAAGGGAGGTCAGTCTGCCTGGGCGCCGCCCCCGGCGTCCCGGTGCAAATAGTATGGTGCTCGATTCCGCGAGGTGCGACCTAGTGAAGTCTCTCTCTGCGGGAGGTGGGAGGGTGCCTCCTTCGGGGGGAAGGTGCACACCTCCTCCCCTGGCTGTCATCGACGAGAAACCCCGCCCTCTGCCCCCACTGCACCCCCAGCAGAGGGCGAGGCCCGTGGCTATAGTAGACCCTTCCTGCGAGGGCCCCAGGCGGAGGCTCTCAGCACCCGCGACCACGGCGGGCGGCCCCCTCCAAGCGGGGGCCCCGCTACGACACCGGCGGTGTTCGTGCCACGGCGCAGGCGCCGTCGGCGGAGCTCGGAGCCCCAGGCCGGCCATCGATCCCCCCAATCTCCCACCGCCGCGACGTCATGGCGCCTGGGCGTCTCGTGACGTCACGACCACGTCGTCGACCTCGTCGGGTCCCGACTTGGTGGAGGTTTTGGGtggagaagaggaggagaaatgCGGGGAGGCGGAGGGGGTGAAAGAGGAGGCGAGGAGTAGGAGGAGGGAGGGTAAAGATGAGGGTGGCGCTATAGGAGTCAGGGTGGTGTCCCTTTTGGAGGAGTTAGGGGGAGCGAAGGAGGTGGTAGCGGAAGGTAGGAAGGGCGCGAAAAAGAGGAGGCGTAGGCAGGAGGAGGGTGGTGAGGATGGAGAAGGAGGTGAGGAGGAAGCGGTGGAGGACAATGTGGAAGAGGAATCGGCCGCAAGGCGGAGTCACCACCAGCAACACCACCTTACGACGGCGGCCGGAGACTTGGAGGAGCGGCAAATTCGAATGGTGGAGAGGAACAACCACCGGAAGAGGTCCTGCTCGTCGTCGACAACGGCCTCCTCGTCAGCCGTGTCCACCTCATCGGCGTCTGCGTCGTCCTCTCAGAGGCGGAGGCACAAGCAccgaaagaggaggaggaggaggtcgaGGCCCGCCGAGTCAGACGATGAGGACGCGGGCAATGCCCCCTCCGAATCACCGCACCCGACCCCAAGGGTGAATCCCATCTTCGTCTGGGCCAAGCAGGACGAAGCGGCGACCATTCTTGAGGTCTTGTGCGAGGACTACGACAAGAGGAATCGCATAAGGCTCACCAAGACGCCCAACGGATGGCGTGCCATACCAAGGACGGAGCGGTTCGCATCCGCGCATGCCGCAgtcagcagcaacaacaacacgCCACCGGCAATGGCTCCACCCTCGAACGCCGTGACAATCCCCAAAGAATCTGTTCCTCAACCCTCCCCAAGGGCCACCGTAGAAGGCCCTCCGGATCCGTCTGTCCTGCTGAGTCTTCCGATGGCAACCACCGTAAAAACCCCCGCCAGGCGGAAGTCCAGGACCGGCACCCACGAGGGAAATTCCGCCAACAGCACTGCGAAGAGTGCTTTAGTCTCCGCGAGCGTCGTTGGTCCCGAAGACGAGGCGAGGCCGCGGAAGGCCCTCGAATCTCCCGGCCAACCCGAAACGTATGGGGGAGAAGGCCCGGGAAGGCCGGACGCGACGCAAAATGGTCCTGCGAAAAAAGTGGAGATCGAGATGGATGCGAAATTGGTGGCGAACGGAGAAATCAGACCGAGAGACCAAAGACTTGCGAGCAAAAAGGGAAAGAGGGCACCAGTCAGGAGGGTAAACAGGCCGAGGGCCAGGAAGCCCACCGTTCGGAAGGTCGCGGTGGTCCCCGCCCTTCCGACTCCGAAAGAggcagaggaagaggaggaacaGGTGAAAGGAGTTGAGATTGTGGATAAAAAAGAGGAAAGCATAAAGAAATCCGAAGATGTGGAGGAGTCTGTAAAGAAGTCACCTCTGAAAGAGCCAGCACATAAGGAAGCCCCCAAAGGTGGTGCCAAGAGCAAAAGGAAAACAGCCCGAGTCACTAGGTCAACTGTTAGGACTAGAACCCCTCGCACAAAAAACAATAATTCAGCTAAAGTCACTAAAACTGCCTCAGCCATCCTTACAGCGTCAGTCATTACAGGAAAAGATAAAGTGGAGGATAAAAAGAATTCTGCCGGCAGTGTTAAGGAAAGTAAAGGGAAAGAAATGGATCAGGTGGACCCTAAAATCAAGGAGAATGAGGTAGAGCAGGGTGTGGAGGAACATTTGGAGGATCTCAAAACAAGGGAAGATACTAAATCATCTGTGGAAGAAGGGGCGAAGACAGAGGGAGAAATGGGAGGGGTAGAGGGTGCTGCTGAGACTGCGAAGGATGAGGGGGAAGAGGTTGAGTCCAGCAAAGAGGAGATTCCCGGTGATGCTTGTGTTCAGAGTTCTACTGTTGAAAAACAAATTCCTGAGAAAGATCATGTTGGAGAGGAAGTATGCAGTGTAATGGAGGCTGAGTTTGAGGGTGGAGATGAGGCAGAAGTGAAGGAGACAGAGGAGAAAACTGAAGAAGAGGCTGGAGAAGAAATCAATGCGATTGATGATGGCATCAGTGAGACAATTGATGAATCGAAGAAAGAGTTAACGGAGGGAGGAAACGATGAAGAATCTCCACAGGAATGCATGGAGGAAGATGTGGAAGGGGAAAATGAGACTGATGATATTCCTGAGACTGAAATGGCATCAGCAGAAGACGCTGAAGAGCTTGGGGAAGGGTCTCCTGTGGTTGCAATCGAGGGAGAGACGACAGAGGAGTTTGCTGAGGTGGGCGAGGAATTGGAGGAGGATGCACTGGTGGAGGCGGATGGGGAAGGGGTAGATATGCAAACTGTGGAGGATGTGGAGTCTGTTGCAGCTGATGTAGAAGGGGATATTGTTGAGGAGGAAGGAGCTATTGTTGATCAGGAGTCTGAGGTTGTTGATGATGAGGGGGGTGCTGTTGATGATGAGACTGGCTGTGTTATTGATGAGGCAGATAGTGTTGGGGATGGGGCTGTCGCTGTTGAAGGTGAAGAAGGCATTGTTGAAAAAGAGGCTTTTGGCATTGATGAAGTAGGGGGGGCATTTGGAGAAGAGGCAACAGCCCCAGAGGAAGAAGCGGCTCCCGTTGAAAATGAGGTCGTAATGCCTGGAGAAGAGGAAGCCATCCTTGATGAAGATGTTGCAATTGCAGAGGAAGATTCAGTTGTTGATCAGGACGCAGGCACTACAGAGGATGAGGGATTAGTATCTGAAGGGGCGCCCATAGTTGAAGGTGATGTTGAAGGAACAAATATAGAGTTGCCTGAAGTAGAGGATACCCCAGAGCTAGGGGAAGTGGAGGAACCTACGCCAAATAATGTCGAGGATGAAGTTGAGGGCTTGGAAGAGGAAGGTGATGAAGAAGACGAAGAAGATGATGAAGAAGAGGAGGATGACGAAGAAGAGGAAGAtgatgaggaggaagaggaaagtCCTCCAAAGACACCGCCCCCTGCTCACGCTGCATCCATCCCGTCACTGACCCATCAACCTCAGCCCCCATCTACCATCACTGCAGCCGAAGATGTGCAGGCGGAACCAGCTGATTTGACCATCCCTAAGCAATCGGGTGAAGATTCAGACGAACCTCCTCCTTTCAAGAGAATGAGAAGGAGCCATGTGACTGGATTGCCACCCAGCTCACGCATTACCACCTGCCCCCGAAGCATGCTTCCCTCAAAGGAGATCCGTGTTCCCAAAGTGGATGGAACTGTACTGCTACCTGCCCACTTATTAGAGCCCGTGACATTCCCCGTCTCTCACCCATTCCCCGAGGAAAGAGCCAGTGAAAGCAAAACTCCTCAGAAGGACCCTCTCAACCTTGTGTATTCCACATCCAAAGGTCTGAAAATCAACGACCAAGAGAAGATTGATGGAAAAGAGCAGTGGAGGAATGTTTCATCATCAGTGCCATCGAGTAAGAAGAGCAAGGAGTCTAAGGTGGAGACGAGCGATGATTGGAATGAAAATGTACCCATGGAGCCACCaatcaagaaaattaaactaGAGGTggtggaagaagaagaagtccCACCGGATCCCGTGGAATCACACATTCCTGCTGAGGATAGTCATCAAATTACGCTTAAAAAACTTCTCAGTACTAAGGATGCTAATCCTAGCCCTGCGCTGGCAACTTCTGTTGGTATTATAGTGCCAAAACCAAAGGTAGAAATAGCATTTCCCACTGAGGTAAATGAAGGAGCTGGAAAGTCATTTTCTAGATCACGCCTCCTCGAACTTTTGACCTCGCCAGATGCACAAAAGTCATCTCCTCCGCCTAGTAGGAGTAACCCGGTGCAAAGGACACCTTCACCTGCTAACCCCACCCCTAATTCTGCTTCGACTCCCCTGCCTCAGCTGTCTGTCAAAATTGAACCTAGAAGTGAAGAGAGTGATGGAGGTTGCGAAGATGCAAAATCAGGTTTGGAGTTGCAGAAGCTTAAAGACCTTTTAGGAAGGCGAAGTGCAGCAAAGTTAGCTTTGAAACCAATGGTGATTGAAAATTCAACATCTTTGGCATTGAGACACATAGCTAATTCTTCAGAGACGACATTGACAAGGTTGCCCACCCCAGAAACACAGCAGCCTATTCCCCTTGCTATGCAGAGGAGTCCATCCGTCTCTTCAACATCTTCAAGAACAGAGCCAGTTCGAGTGCCTCATCCTACATCAAGATGTCATAAGCTGTCGAAAACTTCCTCTCCGTCTGCTGCTCCAGTCAATCAGTCACCAGCACGACGCCCTAGTGGGAGGGATGTCAATTCCTCACCAAGAATCGACAGCTCTATGGGGCCGGAGCAAGATGCAGCTACAGCAGCAGCTGCGGCTACATTGCACAACATGCTGTGGCTTCCATACCTGGGTCAGTTGGAGATGGCTGTCAACACAGGCAACCGGGAACTCCTCGCCTCCTTAGGAAATGCAATGTTTGGTCCACCTCCTCCAGTGTCTCCGGGATCACAATCTGCAACATCTCCGAGGGCTCTATCCCACTTTCctactcctccccctccccaaaaCCCTCCTTTTGTGCACGGAACTCCTTTCCTGCAGCCTACGACCCTCCCTCCATCGGCTATTGCTGATTATAAGTCCAGAGTCGAGCTGTCTCAAACGCTGAACCTATGGCAAGACATTATGGCAGCTAATGCCTCCACAGCATTCAATTCCATGCATCAGGACATTTTGGGGCAAGATCAATTGGAACGCAATGGGGGAGCAAATGGCATAGTTGGGTGTCAGAGGCAAGAAAACAATATTAGTTCTCATCAGCAAGAGAGGCAGTCTCCTCGATATTCTCACTGTGGGAGGAAACCATCTCCCGTGTCCACTCCATTATCTCCTGCTCATTCCCCTTCATCAGATTTCTTCAGATACATCAACGTTGGATCTTTCGCAAATTCAGGTTCTGCACGCACTGCTGCCCGTACCCAGCAATTGCACCAAAACAAtgtcaacaacaacaattatGCAATTCGTTATAATGGAGGTCACAATAACAGTGCTGTTCATCATTCTAGTAAGCATAGTTTTCACGAGCAGAAGGTGCCCAACACCAGGCAACCAACTCCAACCCATATGTACCGTAACGTTGAGGCCAATACTAACCATCATCAGCAAACACCCTCGCAACCATCATCTAGGCCTCGCAAATCGCCATCCAACATTTTACCTCCCGGTTTGGATCAGAATAAGAATTCAGTGAGGCGCCCATCAGTGTCGTCTCCGAGTAGGGAGCCCATGAAAGTTCCAGTGTCATCCCCAATGGCAACGTCATCTTCAAGGCAAAAGCCGACAGTAACGTGCCGATCCCTCCTTAACCTCCTCTCGAACCCACGGCCCGATGGCTTGGTGGACTCTATGCCCCATGAGAATGTGATGGATGAGCCAAAGGCCGCTGGTAGGTCGGATCATTCTCAACAGCAACATGGGCATCTCCTGGCGGCACTTGCAAGGCCGTCAGGCAGCCAGCTGGAAAAGAGAACTGTCGTCGAAAACAGTCGTGCCCTTCCCGTTCAAAGTGTTCTTCATCCCTATGTGATTGGTGTGGAACACGAAAGTGACTGTCTTGCCCCTAACCGTTATCCCGCCCCTCTGCCCGGAGTTCCTCAGTCCCTCCTACCGACTGCCAGCATTGTGGCCCAGCCAATGGACCTGTCTGGGCGTAACATGGGGAGGTCTGGAAAGAGAGATTCCCGAGTCATGGATTTGGAGGGCTTCCGGGCCCAAGAGGTTGCCGCTACATTAAGCACAGTGGGCCGAAGCCCCCACCCTCATCTGTGGCATCCCCTTTTTGGAAG